In Syntrophotaleaceae bacterium, the DNA window CTGACCCTGGCCCTCATCTTCCTGCTGCTCTACATCAACACCCGATCGACGGTCAAGACCCTGATCGTGCTGCTGGCGGTGCCTTTTTCCGCCATCGGCGTCATCTGGCTGCTCTATTTCCTCGGCTACAACATGAGCATCGGGGTGTGGGTCGGCCTGATCGCCCTGCTCGGAGTCGATGCCGAAACCGGAGTCTTCATGCTGCTCTATCTCGATCTGGCCTATGAGAAGGCCAAAAAGGAAGGGCGTCTGCGCAGCCGGGAAGAGCTGCAGAGCGCCATTCTCGACGGAGCGGTCAAGCGGATCCGGCCGAAGTTCATGACCGTAGCCACCACCTTTTTCGGGCTCTTGCCGATCATGTGGGCCCTGGGCACGGGAGCCGACGTGATGAAACGGATTGCCGCACCCATGGTCGGAGGCATCTTCACCTCCTTTTTGCTGGAGCTGCTCGTATATCCGGTGATCTACGAGATCTGGAAGTGGCACTCCGAGGTGAAAAAGCAGCGTCTTGCGGGATGATGACGGGCGGTCGCTCGTCTCATCCTCAAGCCGGAAATGCCACGGCACGCAGCTCGGCCAGCAGATTGTCCTCTATGTCGATAACCCCGCCGGCAATATGCCGGCGGGTCAGCGCCGTACCCCTCTCACCCGGCACGAAGATTTCGGTCACTCCAGGCAGTTTTCGGGTTTCCTTGACCCTCTGCACCAGCCGGGTGACGTTCTCCAGGAACAGCTCGCGGTCGCCGAGCAGTCCCGGATCGATGGCGAACAGCAGATGGCCCCAGTTGCCCTTGCTGTCGCCGAGTCCGCAGAAGGCGGCGCCCACCAGGGGGCCGGCCAGGATTTCCCCGATCAGACCGAGGCTCGACCCCTTGTGGCCGCGGTCGAAGGAGCGGATCGCCCCCTTGATCGCCTGGCCGGGGGATGTGGTCGGCCGCCCTTCAGCATCCCAGGCGACGTCGGGAGGGATTTCTCTGCCGGCGGTGTCCGCTTCCACCAGACCGTAGAAGGACATGGCCGCCGTGGACATGTCGAGGACGATCGGGTCCGGTTGAGCCGGAATGCCGATCGCCAGCGGGTTGGTGCCGAAAACCGGTTCGAAGGAGCCGTGAGCGGCCACCCGCTCCGGCGAGCGCCCGAAGACGAAGCCGATCAGGCCCTGTTCCGCCATCCGGGAAACGAAATAGCCGATGGCCCCGGAAGAGGTGTTGGTATTGAAGGTGCCGGCGATAGCGAAACCGCTCTGCAACGCCTTGTCGATGACCGACTCCAGCGCCTGGTGTACCACCACCATGGCGTGGTTCTTTCCGCCGTCGATCCTCACCGAGATCGGCGTTTCCTTTACGATGACAATGTTACCGGCGGCGGGATTTTTGGGCATCCCCTTGCCGATCAGCTTGACCACTCCCTGATTGTTTCCCCGCAGCTGGGCATAGAGCAAAACCTCTCTGAT includes these proteins:
- a CDS encoding Ldh family oxidoreductase, with the translated sequence MKITIQELEDLTTRAVRNYGYDEEETRIIREVLLYAQLRGNNQGVVKLIGKGMPKNPAAGNIVIVKETPISVRIDGGKNHAMVVVHQALESVIDKALQSGFAIAGTFNTNTSSGAIGYFVSRMAEQGLIGFVFGRSPERVAAHGSFEPVFGTNPLAIGIPAQPDPIVLDMSTAAMSFYGLVEADTAGREIPPDVAWDAEGRPTTSPGQAIKGAIRSFDRGHKGSSLGLIGEILAGPLVGAAFCGLGDSKGNWGHLLFAIDPGLLGDRELFLENVTRLVQRVKETRKLPGVTEIFVPGERGTALTRRHIAGGVIDIEDNLLAELRAVAFPA